A window of Costertonia aggregata contains these coding sequences:
- a CDS encoding PulJ/GspJ family protein: protein MKATRFKAFTLSEMVIALVITVIVVGLAFTILGLVQKQMWAIESNYEQGTETNLLRQALWIDFNRYSEFNFDRISNRLQGSNPLEKVIYTFETDFVLREKDTFHVRLAEKKFYFDGKSISSGSIDAIELLTGKEQGSKRIFVYKHNASADYMR from the coding sequence ATGAAAGCCACTAGATTCAAAGCATTCACCTTAAGCGAAATGGTCATTGCCTTAGTGATTACAGTGATTGTAGTGGGGCTGGCCTTCACTATTTTGGGCTTGGTTCAAAAGCAAATGTGGGCTATTGAAAGTAATTATGAGCAGGGAACGGAAACCAATTTGCTGCGACAGGCCCTTTGGATTGATTTTAATAGATATTCCGAATTCAATTTTGATAGGATTTCAAATAGGTTACAAGGCAGTAATCCTTTGGAAAAAGTTATTTATACGTTTGAAACTGATTTTGTGCTTCGTGAAAAGGATACTTTTCATGTACGATTGGCAGAAAAGAAATTTTATTTTGATGGGAAATCCATATCATCCGGTTCTATTGATGCAATTGAATTGCTGACCGGAAAAGAACAGGGTTCAAAACGGATATTTGTTTACAAACATAATGCTTCAGCCGACTATATGCGCTAA
- a CDS encoding type II secretion system F family protein, giving the protein MGFKLDNTVSAKTNSSSTGKSGLTALLEKEITLFGKSFSNKKKEDFYTELSVLLKAGIHLKEALTLIEENQKKEKQQLFYHDLVDGLVSGHNLSEVVQEKSEFTEYEYHSLKIGEETGTIAEVVTELGRFFAGKNEQRRNLVNALTYPIIILITAVVVVTFMLRMVVPMFQDIFRQNKVDLPWITEVIISASDFIGTYGWWIVFSVFLLLVFQKRFTTKKWFKRRKDYLVLRLPYVGKFMKSVYLAQFTQAITLLTSSKLPVLNSIQLVGRMIDFYPLREALSQVEERIKQGKGLSDSLKGNTMFDHRMVSLVKVAEETNQTEFIFDRLNQQYNIEIQQKSKLLSTLMEPLIILIVGILVGVILVAMYLPMFKLGSVLG; this is encoded by the coding sequence ATGGGATTTAAACTCGACAATACAGTTTCTGCCAAGACCAATTCTTCTTCCACTGGAAAAAGTGGTTTGACCGCTTTGTTGGAAAAAGAGATAACGCTTTTTGGAAAATCCTTTTCCAATAAAAAAAAGGAAGATTTTTATACGGAATTAAGTGTATTGCTCAAAGCGGGGATACACTTAAAAGAGGCTTTGACCCTTATTGAAGAGAATCAGAAAAAAGAAAAACAACAACTATTTTATCATGATTTGGTCGATGGATTGGTATCAGGACATAACCTTTCCGAAGTTGTTCAAGAAAAGTCTGAGTTTACCGAGTATGAATATCACTCGCTCAAAATTGGCGAAGAAACAGGGACTATTGCAGAAGTTGTTACGGAATTGGGTCGGTTTTTTGCAGGTAAAAACGAACAACGCAGAAATTTGGTCAATGCGCTGACCTATCCCATCATTATATTGATTACAGCCGTCGTCGTAGTTACCTTCATGTTGCGAATGGTCGTTCCCATGTTCCAAGATATATTTAGACAAAATAAGGTAGACCTGCCTTGGATTACCGAAGTGATTATCAGTGCTTCCGATTTTATTGGAACCTATGGATGGTGGATTGTGTTTTCTGTTTTTCTTTTGTTGGTATTTCAAAAACGATTTACAACCAAAAAATGGTTTAAGCGAAGAAAAGATTATCTCGTGTTACGCCTGCCCTATGTCGGAAAATTTATGAAATCCGTGTATTTGGCACAGTTTACCCAAGCTATAACCTTGTTGACTTCTTCTAAGCTTCCGGTACTCAATAGTATCCAGTTGGTGGGACGTATGATTGATTTTTATCCTTTGCGAGAAGCCCTGTCGCAGGTAGAAGAACGTATTAAACAAGGAAAAGGGCTCAGCGATAGCCTTAAGGGAAATACCATGTTCGACCATCGTATGGTTTCCTTGGTCAAAGTTGCCGAGGAAACCAACCAGACCGAATTCATTTTTGACCGTCTTAACCAACAGTATAATATCGAGATACAACAAAAATCCAAACTCTTATCCACGCTTATGGAACCCCTGATTATTCTTATTGTAGGCATATTGGTCGGGGTTATTCTTGTCGCAATGTATTTGCCAATGTTCAAACTGGGCAGTGTGCTAGGATGA
- a CDS encoding phosphotyrosine protein phosphatase, translating into MNYLFICSANKQRSKTAEDYFTEKHPKHKFRSAGTNSKICRKEGTTELTEELLEWADKAYVMEKKHFDQIKRHTGSKYYSKITVLHIPDIYQYYDKALLRILDERIRF; encoded by the coding sequence ATGAACTACCTTTTTATCTGCTCCGCTAACAAACAACGCTCTAAAACAGCCGAAGACTACTTTACTGAAAAGCATCCCAAACACAAATTCCGAAGTGCAGGAACAAATAGCAAAATTTGTAGAAAGGAAGGCACTACTGAACTCACCGAAGAATTATTAGAGTGGGCAGATAAAGCGTATGTAATGGAAAAGAAGCATTTTGACCAGATTAAGAGGCATACTGGGTCAAAATATTATTCAAAGATTACAGTATTACATATTCCTGATATTTATCAATATTATGACAAAGCGCTATTAAGGATTTTGGACGAAAGAATTAGGTTTTAG
- a CDS encoding type IV toxin-antitoxin system AbiEi family antitoxin domain-containing protein, translating into MTLSTFTNNQLSLENYAFTFDEIAEAYKDKSETSVNNDLKYATQKGDIVPLRHHFYLIIPPRYSRQGKLPLELYVDKLFSFLKRTYYVGLYSAARFHGAAHQQIQKDYVIHSGSAFLDIKKNAIQIDFISTNKWNKENIISRKSDSGLFNISSPALTAADLLYHQSKIGGLNRVFTVIEELIEVIDQEDIARLLDWYPHKSVLQRLGFILEEIEGQTDKTACLYEHLNKLKFYPMLLSPKSKEKPGAVSNRWKVDVNIKLESDL; encoded by the coding sequence TTGACCTTATCAACCTTTACTAATAATCAATTATCGCTTGAAAATTATGCATTCACTTTTGATGAAATTGCTGAGGCTTACAAAGATAAGTCTGAAACATCGGTAAACAATGACTTAAAATATGCTACTCAAAAAGGTGACATTGTACCCCTAAGGCATCATTTCTACTTAATCATTCCGCCGCGTTATTCAAGGCAAGGCAAATTACCTTTAGAACTATACGTCGATAAGTTATTCTCTTTTTTAAAGCGTACCTATTATGTGGGCTTATATTCTGCAGCTCGCTTTCATGGAGCGGCACACCAGCAAATTCAGAAGGATTATGTGATTCACAGTGGTTCTGCCTTTTTGGATATAAAGAAGAATGCAATTCAAATTGATTTTATCAGTACCAATAAATGGAATAAGGAGAACATCATATCCCGCAAAAGCGATTCAGGATTATTCAATATATCAAGTCCAGCCCTAACGGCTGCCGATTTACTCTATCATCAGTCTAAAATAGGTGGGCTAAACAGAGTGTTCACTGTAATAGAGGAACTCATTGAAGTTATTGATCAAGAAGACATAGCGAGATTGCTTGATTGGTATCCACATAAAAGTGTATTGCAACGTCTCGGTTTTATATTAGAAGAAATTGAGGGGCAAACAGATAAAACCGCCTGTCTTTACGAACATTTAAATAAGCTTAAATTTTATCCTATGTTATTGAGTCCAAAATCAAAAGAGAAGCCAGGTGCGGTTAGTAATCGCTGGAAAGTTGATGTGAATATAAAATTAGAAAGTGATTTATGA
- a CDS encoding tetratricopeptide repeat protein, whose product MLKNTILILVLILSLKIFSQNKRIDSVKKVIAQTFDKKEKAMSYLRLASAVADNDIESYKKYTDSAMSLAKKSKLLEIELRATINQGIYFKNRSDYQKSLALYIKVLERSNELNDKNELFLVASVNLANLYTRIKEYKKAIEIAKKSLDSINSDTDRFQTIKASLFNSLGISYSRLEQFDNALLSYNKVYQICKDIKAFNGEMTALNNIALIYRKQKNYEKAIGLCENILQSIKPGEYLRTEALTLLNSGVCYIALGNTEKAIDYLIRSKDISTKNGFRKTQMDCHLYLAEAYAEKGDYKTSYEEQAAYDKLKDDENNEIAATSKEDLRQELDKKIDVKQQTIDSAEASRKNILIISLISILLLTSLLFFHLKRKKLLKLQKEQLVVENEILNKHNTSLKVKLKTLAETKETQRSPIKSPRSKTTYTKLSLTKEQHKAYMDTILDYMEKHKPYLDFEISQTKLAQNLNMSTHHLTEVLSVSLGKNFYDFINLYRVNEAKIIIENLENHDIKMLAIAYKAGFKSKTSFNRVFKKHTGLTPSAYREQFVEQAST is encoded by the coding sequence ATGCTAAAGAACACGATTCTCATACTTGTTTTAATTTTATCCTTAAAAATCTTCTCTCAGAATAAGCGGATAGATTCTGTAAAAAAAGTCATTGCGCAAACCTTTGATAAGAAGGAGAAAGCAATGTCATACTTAAGGTTAGCCAGCGCAGTAGCTGATAATGATATCGAATCGTATAAGAAGTACACGGATTCTGCTATGTCTCTTGCAAAAAAATCAAAACTTTTAGAGATCGAGTTAAGAGCGACAATTAATCAGGGTATTTATTTTAAAAATAGAAGCGACTACCAAAAGTCACTTGCATTATATATAAAAGTGCTTGAAAGGTCAAATGAATTAAATGATAAAAATGAGCTTTTTCTCGTAGCATCCGTAAATCTTGCTAATCTATATACGAGAATTAAGGAATATAAAAAGGCTATAGAAATAGCAAAGAAATCACTGGATAGTATCAACTCTGATACCGATAGATTCCAAACGATAAAAGCCTCACTTTTTAATTCTTTAGGAATCAGTTATTCCAGATTAGAACAGTTTGATAATGCTCTTTTAAGTTACAATAAGGTATATCAAATCTGTAAAGATATCAAAGCCTTTAATGGAGAAATGACAGCTTTAAATAATATTGCCCTTATTTACCGAAAACAGAAGAATTATGAGAAAGCTATTGGTCTTTGTGAAAATATCTTACAAAGTATCAAACCCGGAGAGTATCTTCGAACAGAAGCGCTAACTTTACTTAATTCTGGTGTTTGTTACATAGCATTAGGAAATACCGAAAAAGCTATTGATTATTTAATTAGGTCAAAAGATATCTCTACTAAAAATGGTTTTAGAAAAACACAAATGGATTGCCATTTATATCTGGCGGAAGCCTATGCTGAAAAGGGGGATTATAAAACATCGTATGAAGAACAAGCAGCATATGATAAATTAAAGGATGATGAAAATAATGAAATTGCGGCTACCTCCAAAGAAGACCTAAGACAGGAGTTAGACAAAAAAATAGATGTAAAACAACAAACTATCGACTCGGCTGAAGCTTCTAGGAAAAACATACTCATCATTAGCTTGATATCTATATTGCTTTTAACAAGCCTATTATTTTTTCATTTAAAACGAAAAAAACTGTTGAAACTACAAAAAGAACAATTAGTTGTAGAGAATGAGATACTTAATAAACACAATACTTCACTTAAAGTAAAACTAAAAACACTGGCAGAAACAAAAGAAACCCAACGCTCACCGATCAAAAGCCCTAGATCTAAAACTACCTACACCAAGCTTTCCCTTACAAAAGAACAGCATAAAGCCTATATGGATACCATTTTAGATTATATGGAGAAACATAAGCCATATCTTGATTTTGAAATTTCGCAAACAAAACTTGCCCAAAACCTCAATATGAGCACCCATCATCTTACTGAGGTGCTTAGTGTTTCGCTTGGTAAGAATTTTTATGACTTTATCAATTTATACCGGGTAAACGAGGCCAAAATTATCATTGAAAATCTAGAAAATCATGATATAAAAATGCTGGCTATAGCCTATAAAGCTGGTTTTAAAAGTAAAACCAGCTTTAACCGTGTGTTTAAAAAGCATACTGGGCTAACACCATCAGCCTATAGGGAACAGTTTGTTGAACAAGCTTCGACCTAG
- a CDS encoding sulfite exporter TauE/SafE family protein — MNEWYHYVLLIATGFAVGFINTVAGGGSLLSLPVLIFLGLPPSVANGTNRVAIVVQTTLATAGFKSKGVSTFPFNLYLGISAFFGAIIGAYIAVDIKGETFNRILAIVMIAVVLIIIFKPKIRLEHFQERLTGKYLWLGIATFFFFGIYGGFINAGLGFLMILFLHYINKMTLVRANATKVAVVLIYMLAALAVFVFNDKVNWKIGFILAIGNGSGAWLASRVSVKRGDGFIKTFLVVMVVAMAIKLWFFN, encoded by the coding sequence ATGAACGAGTGGTACCATTACGTACTCTTAATAGCGACCGGGTTTGCGGTAGGTTTTATCAATACCGTTGCCGGTGGCGGGTCCCTTCTTTCGCTGCCTGTACTTATTTTTCTGGGCTTGCCGCCCAGTGTTGCCAATGGTACCAATCGGGTAGCCATAGTGGTACAGACAACTTTGGCCACCGCAGGTTTTAAAAGCAAGGGAGTATCTACATTTCCTTTTAATTTATATTTGGGCATCTCGGCCTTTTTTGGTGCCATAATCGGTGCCTACATAGCCGTTGACATCAAAGGCGAGACCTTCAACAGAATTTTGGCCATTGTGATGATAGCCGTTGTTTTGATTATCATTTTTAAGCCCAAGATACGTTTGGAACATTTTCAGGAAAGGTTAACGGGAAAATACCTTTGGCTGGGAATCGCAACTTTTTTCTTTTTTGGCATTTATGGGGGATTCATCAATGCCGGACTCGGGTTTTTAATGATTCTCTTTTTGCACTATATCAATAAAATGACCTTGGTACGGGCCAATGCCACAAAGGTGGCCGTAGTGCTTATCTATATGCTGGCGGCGCTAGCGGTGTTTGTTTTTAATGATAAGGTCAACTGGAAAATAGGGTTTATATTGGCCATCGGCAATGGTTCGGGCGCATGGTTGGCCAGTAGGGTATCCGTAAAAAGAGGTGACGGATTCATCAAAACGTTTTTAGTGGTAATGGTCGTTGCCATGGCAATAAAATTGTGGTTCTTTAACTAA
- a CDS encoding NAD(P)H-dependent oxidoreductase codes for MKSKTIIENLEWRYAVKKFDVERKLPQEKLNTLKTAFNLTATSYGLQPISMVVLENRSIQEKLVASSFGQKQVAQASHVLVICINTTIDAQYISGYFDKVRQIRGTSETILNPFKNDLIRNFSKKNQADIMQWATNQAYLALGNLLTVCAVEKIDSCPMEGFVPSAYDEILKLDEKGLSSVLVLPIGYRAEDDIFSDFKKVRKNIEDSVIEIS; via the coding sequence ATGAAAAGTAAAACTATTATAGAAAATCTTGAATGGCGTTATGCCGTAAAAAAGTTTGATGTGGAGCGTAAACTACCCCAAGAAAAGTTAAATACGCTCAAGACTGCTTTTAACTTAACAGCTACTTCCTATGGGTTGCAGCCCATATCCATGGTAGTTTTGGAAAATAGAAGTATACAGGAAAAATTGGTTGCATCTTCTTTTGGGCAAAAACAGGTTGCACAGGCATCGCATGTGTTGGTCATCTGTATCAATACTACTATTGATGCCCAGTATATTTCCGGTTACTTTGACAAGGTTCGGCAAATTAGGGGTACAAGTGAAACCATTTTGAATCCCTTCAAAAATGATTTGATACGCAATTTTTCGAAAAAGAACCAAGCTGATATCATGCAATGGGCTACGAATCAGGCCTATTTGGCTTTGGGAAATCTATTGACGGTCTGTGCTGTTGAAAAAATAGATTCGTGCCCCATGGAAGGTTTTGTGCCTTCTGCCTATGACGAAATCCTAAAATTGGATGAAAAGGGATTGTCCTCTGTTTTGGTGTTGCCCATAGGTTACCGGGCAGAAGATGATATATTTTCCGATTTTAAGAAAGTGAGAAAAAATATTGAGGATAGTGTGATAGAAATATCTTAG
- a CDS encoding DegT/DnrJ/EryC1/StrS family aminotransferase, whose translation MPGFELFGDKERAQVNEVLDTGVLMRYGFDGMRKGRWKAKELENALEERFSVKHAQLVSSGTAALTVALASAGIGAGDEVIMPTFTFVASFESILAIGAIPVLVDVDDTLTLHPAAVEKAITNRTKVVMPVHMCGSMADLGVLKTICKKHGLLLLEDACQAIGGTYQGKPLGSIGDLGCFSFDYVKTITCGEGGAVITNTSEYHTHADHYSDHGHDHIGTDRGAEKHPFLGYNYRISELNAAVGLAQIERLDDFLAIQKKNYSILRTALETIPEVTFRRVPEGGEESYAFLNFFLPDAKTAKKVHSTLGKEGVDACFYWFDNNWHYYKKWDHLTNLTSLGNMPLEVKRQLPDYRESDFSLSDHWIGRTISCLIKLGWSDDEVNDRAQQMRRVIISAL comes from the coding sequence ATGCCAGGATTTGAACTTTTTGGGGATAAGGAAAGAGCACAGGTAAACGAAGTATTGGATACAGGTGTATTGATGCGGTATGGTTTTGATGGTATGCGTAAAGGACGCTGGAAAGCCAAGGAACTTGAAAATGCATTAGAAGAACGCTTTAGTGTAAAGCACGCACAACTCGTATCGAGTGGTACGGCCGCTTTGACCGTAGCTTTGGCCAGTGCGGGAATTGGAGCAGGGGACGAGGTCATAATGCCTACGTTTACCTTTGTGGCCAGTTTTGAGTCCATTTTGGCTATTGGGGCGATTCCTGTTCTGGTTGATGTGGACGATACTTTGACCTTACATCCGGCAGCTGTGGAAAAAGCCATTACCAATAGGACCAAAGTTGTGATGCCCGTTCATATGTGCGGTTCCATGGCAGATTTGGGTGTACTCAAAACCATATGCAAAAAGCATGGTTTATTACTGTTAGAAGATGCCTGCCAGGCCATTGGCGGAACTTATCAGGGCAAACCGCTGGGAAGCATAGGCGATTTAGGCTGTTTTTCGTTTGATTATGTAAAAACGATTACATGCGGTGAAGGCGGTGCGGTCATTACCAATACTTCGGAATACCATACCCATGCTGATCATTATTCCGATCATGGGCATGACCACATAGGTACGGATAGGGGAGCGGAAAAACATCCGTTTTTAGGGTATAACTATAGAATATCCGAACTTAACGCAGCAGTTGGTTTGGCACAAATAGAAAGATTAGATGATTTTTTGGCCATTCAAAAGAAAAACTACTCAATACTGCGTACCGCTTTGGAAACTATTCCAGAGGTAACTTTTAGGCGTGTCCCCGAGGGTGGGGAAGAGAGTTATGCTTTTCTCAATTTTTTTCTACCGGATGCGAAAACGGCCAAAAAAGTACACTCGACCTTAGGAAAAGAGGGTGTGGATGCTTGCTTTTATTGGTTTGACAATAACTGGCACTATTACAAAAAGTGGGACCATTTAACCAATTTGACATCATTGGGAAACATGCCTTTGGAGGTTAAAAGACAGTTGCCCGATTATCGTGAATCCGATTTTTCCTTATCCGACCATTGGATCGGGAGAACCATATCCTGTTTGATAAAATTGGGTTGGTCCGATGACGAGGTTAATGACAGGGCCCAGCAAATGCGAAGGGTTATCATCTCGGCATTATAA